The nucleotide sequence TTTTTCAGGTAATTAATTCCTTCAGGAGCAGCAATTACAACACAAATGTGAATTTCTTTAGGAGTTTCCTGCTGGATCAATTTATTAAAAACCGCAACCATTGAATAACCTGTTGCCAGCATTGGATCAAGCAATAGCAGATGTTTTCCTGCAAAAGACGGTGCTGCCCGATATTCTACCAAAATTTCTGTAGCACCGTGCATTCTTGCAGCCGAAACAAACCCATTTTCAGCATCATCGAAAAAGTTCATAAACCCTGTATGTAAAGCCAATCCGGCTCGAAGAATCGAACATAAAACCACATTGTCTTCTATAACGGCGGTTTGTTTTTTGCCTAACGGAGTTTGCACCTCAACATTTTTATACGGAAGGATTTTACTTAGTTCATAAGCCATAATTTCACCAATGCGTTCAATGTTTTTACGAAACCGCATAGAATCTTTCTGGATATTTACATCGCGCAGCTGTGCCAAAAAGTGGTTTAAAATACTGTTTTGCTCAGATATATAGTGAATATGCATAACTTTACCAATGATTTTTATTAATGTAAAAGTATTAAAAGTATATTTGTAAATAAAAATTATAACAATGTTTGCAGAATTTGCTTTTCCTGTTTTTGAAAAAAGTATTCAAGATTATCACCAGTTTGATGATGTAAATCAACCAGTAAACAACCCGTACGAAAAAGGTTCTATTGAACATTTACTGTATGCAAAAAACTGGGTTGATACCGTACAATGGCACTATGAAGACATTATCCGCGATCCGCAGATTGATCCGGTTGCTGCTTTAGTTTTAAAACGTAAAATTGACGCATCAAACCAGGTTAGAACCGATATGGTGGAATACATTGACAGTTATTTTTTAGATAAATACAAAAACGTTCAGGTGAAGCCAAACGCAAAAATTAATACCGAAAGTCCGGCGTGGGCAATGGATCGTTTATCAATTTTGGCACTAAAAATTTATCATATGCACGAAGAAGCAACCCGCACAGATGCTTCGGATGATCACAAAGCTAAATGCCAGGCAAAATTAAACGTTTTGTTAGAACAAAAACAAGATATGTTTACATCGATCAGCCAACTGATTACAGATATTGAAAACGGTGATAAATTTATGAAAGTGTATAAACAAATGAAAATGTATAACGACGAAGAGTTAAATCCGGTGTTATATCAAAATAAAAAATAGTACTGAAATCAAAAGTTTGAAAGTCGAAAGTCAAATGTCCGTTTTGTCGATAGACTTTTCAGCATTTGACTTTTAAACTTTTAAAGTATGAACAAACTTTTAAAAATAACGCAAACACTAATTTTTACTATTTTAATACTTTTGGTAATTGTGTTTATCTGGCAATTTTTTAACAATTATGCACAATTGTTGTTTTTGCCATTGGGTGTTTTAAGCATTTATTACCTACTCATTTATTTATTTGCCAAACTGTTACAGCGACAGCAATCAAAAATGTGGTTTTATGTAGGAATTATCTTTATCATTATTCCTTTAATTGCCTTTTCGTTGGCATATAAACCTGTTTTAGAATTTTCGTACAACATTTTACAAAGTTTAAGCAATTAAATGAAGCATGTTTTAGTTATACGGTTATCGGCAATGGGCGATGTAGCAATGACCGTTCCGGTAATCAAAGCTTTGCTACAGGAAAATGCTAATGTGAAAGTAACCGTGGTTTCTCGACCTTTTTTCAAACCTTTTTTTGATGAGATTGACCGGGTAGATTTTTTTGGCGTTGATTTGCAAAAACGTCATAAAGGTTTTTTAGGAATTTATCGATTATATAAAGATCTTAAAAAACTAAAAATAGATTTTGTTGCCGATTTTCACAATGTACTTCGTTCAAAAATTTTACGGACATTTTTTAAACTATCTGGCACAAAAACAGCTTTTACCAACAAGGGCAGGGCAGAAAAAAAAGCATTAACCCGTGCAGAAAACAAAGTTTTTAAACCTGTAAAATCAATGGTCAATCGACATATTGAAACTTTAAAACAATTAGGTTTTAGGGTTGATGTATCTAAAATTACCTTTCCTAAAAAAGTTGAGTTATCCCAAGGTGTTTTAAAAATCACGACAGAAAAATCAAACAACAAATGGATAGGCATCGCACCTTTTGCACAATACAAAACCAAAGTGTATCCGGCAGATTTAATGAAAGAAGTTATTAAAAAATTGGCGGAAAAACCATCGCATAAAATTTTTCTGTTTGGCGGAAAGAATGAGTTACAACAATTAGTAGATCTAAAACAACATCTCGAAAACGTTATATTAGTTCCCGAACACTTTAACTTTAACCAAGAATTACAATTTATTCCGCATTTAAACATAATGCTTTCAATGGATTCGGGCAATGCACATATTGCGGCTATGTATGGCGTACCGGTAATTACCTTGTGGGGTAATACCCATCCGTTTGCGGGTTTTGTACCGTTTAATCAACCTTTAGATAACAGTTTAACTCCCGATTTAGAAAAATATCCTTTGCTGCCAACTTCGGTTTACGGAAATAAAATCATACCGGGTTATGAAGACGTAATGCGAACCATTGCACCTGAAAAAGTGGTTGATAAGATAAATGATTTGTTGGAAATACACTTATGTTAATAAATAACAAAATGAGGAAGGAGTATATTCTAATTTTTGCTTTTATGTTTCTTGGATGTAAAAAATCAATTTCGGAAACAGACAAAAAACAAGCCGTTGAACTTAATAACAAAGCTGTGGAGTTCAGAATGAATAATGATCTTGAAAAAGCAAAAGAACATTTTGCTAAAGCTTTGGAAATTGATCCGACAGATTTTTCAGTAAGGCATCAATTAATTGGTATTTATACTCAGCAAGATAGCTTAAGCGAAGCCTTAGAAATTTTAGATAAAGTTCCATCAGAACAGAAAAACACATCAAATTTTTATCAAACAAAAGGCAACCTTTATGATTATAGCAAGCAAAAAAATAAAGCAATTGAAAATTATAGGAAAGCACTTGAATTAACGGAACTACCTAAATCATTTAATAAGGAGTTAGATTTAAATGATTTACTGAATTATGCAATGTTAGAAACTTTGGCGGGCAAAAAGGAACAAGCCGTAAACCGACTTAATAAAGCTTTGAAATTAAATTGGTTAACAGAAAATAATATAGAACACCTTGAGTTTTTTAGAAACGAATTTGAATTTTATCAAGGAAGTGGAAGTGCTGAATTCGATTCAGAAGATGAGGTCTACATCAAAACAACAAACACAGATAGTTTAATATCAATATTAAAAAAGAATCACATAAACGTTTCAGGAAGCGTAAATGTTTCTAACAGCAATTTTAAAAATGATACCGCAGAACT is from Flavobacterium dauae and encodes:
- a CDS encoding glycosyltransferase family 9 protein, whose protein sequence is MKHVLVIRLSAMGDVAMTVPVIKALLQENANVKVTVVSRPFFKPFFDEIDRVDFFGVDLQKRHKGFLGIYRLYKDLKKLKIDFVADFHNVLRSKILRTFFKLSGTKTAFTNKGRAEKKALTRAENKVFKPVKSMVNRHIETLKQLGFRVDVSKITFPKKVELSQGVLKITTEKSNNKWIGIAPFAQYKTKVYPADLMKEVIKKLAEKPSHKIFLFGGKNELQQLVDLKQHLENVILVPEHFNFNQELQFIPHLNIMLSMDSGNAHIAAMYGVPVITLWGNTHPFAGFVPFNQPLDNSLTPDLEKYPLLPTSVYGNKIIPGYEDVMRTIAPEKVVDKINDLLEIHLC
- a CDS encoding DUF4254 domain-containing protein; the protein is MFAEFAFPVFEKSIQDYHQFDDVNQPVNNPYEKGSIEHLLYAKNWVDTVQWHYEDIIRDPQIDPVAALVLKRKIDASNQVRTDMVEYIDSYFLDKYKNVQVKPNAKINTESPAWAMDRLSILALKIYHMHEEATRTDASDDHKAKCQAKLNVLLEQKQDMFTSISQLITDIENGDKFMKVYKQMKMYNDEELNPVLYQNKK
- a CDS encoding tetratricopeptide repeat protein, producing the protein MRKEYILIFAFMFLGCKKSISETDKKQAVELNNKAVEFRMNNDLEKAKEHFAKALEIDPTDFSVRHQLIGIYTQQDSLSEALEILDKVPSEQKNTSNFYQTKGNLYDYSKQKNKAIENYRKALELTELPKSFNKELDLNDLLNYAMLETLAGKKEQAVNRLNKALKLNWLTENNIEHLEFFRNEFEFYQGSGSAEFDSEDEVYIKTTNTDSLISILKKNHINVSGSVNVSNSNFKNDTAELFVSKKYINVINKLGIKVFTRETIKISDSN
- the upp gene encoding uracil phosphoribosyltransferase gives rise to the protein MHIHYISEQNSILNHFLAQLRDVNIQKDSMRFRKNIERIGEIMAYELSKILPYKNVEVQTPLGKKQTAVIEDNVVLCSILRAGLALHTGFMNFFDDAENGFVSAARMHGATEILVEYRAAPSFAGKHLLLLDPMLATGYSMVAVFNKLIQQETPKEIHICVVIAAPEGINYLKKHLPDHVHLWVASLDDGLNNDKYIVPGIGDAGDLAYGEKL